The Raphanus sativus cultivar WK10039 unplaced genomic scaffold, ASM80110v3 Scaffold0267, whole genome shotgun sequence genome includes a region encoding these proteins:
- the LOC130501726 gene encoding uncharacterized protein LOC130501726 — MLIRHHIEESLKAQYLTVSNPYELWKELQMRYDHQKTLILSGATYEWLHLRIQDFKSVNEYNSAMFKIVSKLSLCGETVTDKQLLEKTFQTMSSSNLLLQQQYRHKGFKTYSELISCLLLAEQNNELLLKNNELRPLGSKPVPEANHTSNEPDDGAEANHVRYDHKGRGSSYGRGRGRRGHG; from the coding sequence ATGCTCATCCGTCATCACATTGAGGAGAGCTTAAAAGCTCAGTACCTCACAGTGAGTAATCCATACGAGTTATGGAAAGAGCTTCAGATGAGATATGATCACCAGAAGACCTTGATTCTTTCGGGTGCCACCTATGAGTGGCTTCATCTCAGGATTCAAGACTTTAAGTCTGTGAATGAGTACAACTCAGCCATGTTTAAGATAGTCTCAAAACTGAGTCTATGCGGCGAGACTGTAACTGATAAGCAGTTGTTGgaaaagactttccagacaatgTCCTCAAGCAATTTGTTGCTTCAGCAACAATACAGACATAAAGGTTTTAAGACCTATAGTGAGCTCATCTCATGCCTATTGCTTGCAGAACAGAACAACGAGCTGCTCTTGAAGAACAATGAGCTTAGACCACTTGGATCTAAGCCTGTCCCTGAGGCAAATCATACCTCAAATGAGCCTGATGATGGTGCTGAAGCCAACCATGTCCGATATGACCATAAGGGCCGCGGATCCTCATATGGAAGAGGACGTGGCCGTAGAGGTCATGGGTGA